A single window of Sporosarcina sp. FSL W7-1349 DNA harbors:
- a CDS encoding YqgQ family protein, with the protein MANLLKVVGLLKRFGIYIYTGDRKADLEMMQSEVKDLYDSGLVPKEEYLEATLVLREELTKWKSKDS; encoded by the coding sequence ATGGCAAATCTTCTAAAAGTGGTCGGTCTTTTAAAGCGCTTCGGAATTTATATATATACAGGTGACAGAAAAGCGGATTTGGAAATGATGCAATCGGAAGTGAAGGATTTGTATGATTCCGGGTTAGTGCCCAAGGAAGAATATCTAGAGGCGACTCTAGTTCTGCGGGAGGAATTAACCAAGTGGAAATCCAAGGATTCGTAG
- the rpmG gene encoding 50S ribosomal protein L33, whose translation MRVNITLACTECGERNYISKKNKRNNPERLEMKKYCSRDKKQTLHRETK comes from the coding sequence ATGCGCGTAAACATTACACTTGCTTGCACAGAATGCGGCGAGCGCAACTATATTTCAAAGAAAAACAAGCGTAACAATCCGGAACGTCTTGAAATGAAAAAATATTGCTCACGTGACAAAAAACAAACTTTGCACCGTGAAACGAAATAA
- a CDS encoding 5-formyltetrahydrofolate cyclo-ligase: protein MSKNFLRNQMLELLRRMERSTHQHFSEAITDSVLGSEEFRNADIIGITVSRFPEVNTIPLIQASWEAGKKIAVPKCIRSTREMDFRLLASLNDLETVYMDLKEPIVDRTVPIGKGDIDLQIVPGVLYSPAGYRIGFGGGYYDRYLSDYDGEMISLAFKCQTGHNIPLEEHDIPVPKIFTEEEVIICRKGIH, encoded by the coding sequence ATGAGTAAAAACTTTCTCCGTAACCAGATGTTGGAATTATTGAGAAGGATGGAGCGTTCCACCCATCAACATTTCTCAGAGGCAATCACTGACAGTGTGTTAGGTTCTGAGGAATTCAGGAATGCCGACATTATCGGTATCACTGTTTCGAGATTTCCGGAGGTAAACACGATTCCGTTGATCCAGGCTTCGTGGGAAGCTGGAAAGAAGATTGCAGTACCGAAATGCATACGCTCTACAAGGGAAATGGATTTCCGGCTTCTCGCTTCTTTGAATGACTTGGAGACAGTCTACATGGACCTGAAGGAACCGATTGTGGATCGGACGGTGCCGATTGGAAAAGGGGACATTGACTTGCAGATCGTGCCCGGTGTCCTGTATTCACCGGCTGGGTATCGGATCGGCTTCGGTGGCGGTTATTATGATCGGTATTTGTCCGATTATGATGGCGAGATGATTTCGCTTGCATTCAAGTGCCAGACGGGGCACAATATTCCTTTGGAAGAACATGATATTCCAGTACCGAAGATTTTCACTGAAGAGGAAGTCATCATTTGCCGAAAGGGAATTCACTGA
- a CDS encoding DUF1189 family protein has translation MKFHQIFKAAIHEPKKLAAFRLLPIGKTFQYVFLFVTLFTLISFIRYILSGTSLFENSPDLEEYGKSLGGLLYPIAFFLQLVISTLYIFVRISIFAYVGTLLAKMLKRRSDFRFIWRTSAIASTVPLLLTMLFDFLPMFDSYNMIVTSVVHLAYIGAALRYYPKL, from the coding sequence TTGAAATTTCACCAAATCTTCAAAGCGGCCATCCATGAGCCGAAAAAACTTGCGGCTTTCCGGCTTCTTCCGATCGGCAAGACGTTTCAATATGTTTTTCTGTTTGTTACGCTTTTCACTCTTATATCTTTTATACGGTATATCCTTTCCGGAACTAGTTTATTTGAGAACTCTCCCGATTTAGAGGAATATGGAAAGTCGCTCGGCGGGCTTCTTTATCCGATTGCATTTTTCTTACAGCTTGTCATCAGCACACTTTATATTTTTGTACGGATCAGCATTTTTGCCTATGTAGGCACTTTGCTCGCAAAAATGTTAAAACGGCGTAGTGATTTCCGTTTCATCTGGAGAACGTCGGCCATTGCCAGCACCGTCCCCCTCTTGCTGACGATGCTATTCGATTTTTTACCCATGTTCGATTCGTACAATATGATTGTTACATCGGTTGTCCACCTAGCTTACATCGGCGCAGCCCTCCGGTATTATCCAAAATTGTGA
- a CDS encoding peptidoglycan D,D-transpeptidase FtsI family protein, with the protein MKKQIRKADQAKIRQRKHIAFRMNFLFFSIFVLFSLLIFRLGYLQIVKGEDYRTELEKKEEIPVNTSVPRGRLFDRTGRIMVDNDPKNAITYTKMSTTTAKEMLDIARKLADLIEQDTKRVTLGDKKDFWILLNSEEAAEKVSKKEIAKIKEDKTLTEREVQRQITQMTRDRVTDEELATLTDADMEVLAIYREMTTGYAFSPQIIKNKDVTEREFAAVSERLDDLPGVNTTTDWDRVKMSSNAILGSTTSPTEGIPRTHLDYYLARDYSRNDRVGRSYFEQYYEDLLKGQKTIVKNVKDRTGRVVETKTIKEGEPGKDLMLTIDSELQLEVENMVSEELLQLKKRSDTRLLDRAFVVMMNPNTGEVLALVGKQVVRDKETGKYEIRDYTFGTFSTAYEAGSTIKMATLMTGYQYGAARVGEVKVDEPILLRGGGRKSSVFNRSGRIAMTDVEAIGRSSNVYMFKIAMGLGNYSYVPNGGLKIDFAAFDKFRNSYASFGLGVKTGIDLPGEVTGISVEPNRSEPGKLLDFAIGQFDTYTPLQLAQYVSTIANDGYRVAPKVLKAVYEPSPDGQTFGPLLQEMEPVVLNRIANSDEEIARVKQGMYYTYYGPRGTARGLFDGAGFDAGGKTGTAQSGYYEGEDRSLWGTQTISVAHVGFAPFEKPEIAYAILVPHVSTYTSGGYAYPNNALAKAAVNKYFELKEKRLQEDESEVSVTIKPAYEKDLAK; encoded by the coding sequence ATGAAAAAACAGATCCGAAAAGCAGATCAAGCTAAAATAAGGCAACGTAAACATATTGCATTCCGGATGAATTTCCTGTTCTTTTCCATCTTTGTCCTTTTTTCATTGCTCATATTCCGGCTCGGTTATTTGCAAATCGTCAAAGGGGAAGATTACAGAACGGAGCTTGAAAAGAAAGAGGAGATTCCGGTCAATACGAGCGTTCCCCGGGGCCGATTGTTCGATCGCACCGGAAGGATCATGGTCGACAATGATCCGAAAAATGCCATCACCTATACGAAAATGTCTACGACAACTGCGAAAGAGATGTTGGATATTGCCCGGAAGCTCGCCGACTTGATTGAGCAGGATACGAAGCGGGTCACTTTGGGGGACAAGAAAGACTTTTGGATTTTATTGAACAGCGAAGAGGCGGCTGAAAAGGTTTCGAAAAAAGAAATTGCAAAAATCAAAGAAGATAAGACGTTGACCGAGAGGGAAGTCCAACGACAGATCACTCAGATGACACGGGACAGGGTGACCGATGAGGAACTGGCCACATTGACGGACGCCGACATGGAAGTGCTGGCCATCTATCGTGAAATGACGACAGGCTACGCGTTCTCCCCGCAAATCATCAAGAATAAAGATGTTACAGAAAGGGAATTCGCTGCAGTCTCTGAACGTTTGGACGACCTACCGGGCGTTAATACGACGACTGACTGGGATCGGGTCAAGATGTCGAGCAATGCGATACTCGGCTCCACGACCAGTCCGACCGAAGGGATTCCGAGAACCCACCTCGACTATTATTTGGCGAGGGATTATTCCCGCAACGACCGGGTTGGCCGCAGTTATTTCGAACAGTATTATGAGGATCTGCTGAAAGGGCAGAAGACGATTGTGAAAAATGTCAAGGATCGGACAGGGCGCGTTGTGGAGACGAAAACCATTAAAGAAGGGGAGCCCGGTAAAGATCTGATGCTTACCATCGACAGCGAATTGCAGCTCGAAGTGGAAAATATGGTATCCGAAGAGTTATTGCAATTAAAGAAACGATCGGATACCCGCCTGTTGGACCGTGCATTCGTCGTCATGATGAATCCGAACACCGGGGAGGTCCTCGCGTTAGTCGGAAAGCAGGTAGTGAGAGACAAAGAGACGGGGAAATATGAAATACGGGACTATACGTTCGGTACATTCAGCACTGCCTATGAAGCGGGATCCACTATCAAAATGGCGACTTTGATGACTGGATACCAATACGGTGCAGCTCGCGTCGGCGAAGTGAAGGTCGATGAACCGATCCTATTAAGGGGCGGAGGAAGAAAATCGTCGGTTTTCAACCGTTCAGGCCGTATAGCAATGACTGACGTCGAAGCGATCGGCCGTTCGTCAAACGTCTACATGTTCAAAATCGCGATGGGTCTCGGGAATTATTCCTATGTGCCGAACGGCGGCTTGAAAATCGACTTTGCGGCATTTGATAAATTTCGGAACAGCTACGCCTCTTTTGGGTTGGGCGTGAAGACTGGCATCGACCTGCCGGGAGAAGTGACTGGGATTTCAGTCGAGCCGAATCGTTCGGAGCCCGGTAAACTATTGGACTTCGCTATCGGACAGTTCGATACGTACACCCCGTTGCAACTTGCCCAATACGTTTCGACCATCGCAAACGACGGCTATCGGGTCGCCCCGAAAGTGTTGAAAGCCGTCTACGAACCTTCTCCAGACGGACAGACATTCGGACCGCTCCTGCAAGAGATGGAACCGGTCGTACTCAACCGGATTGCAAACAGCGATGAAGAGATCGCCAGAGTGAAGCAAGGGATGTATTATACGTATTACGGTCCTAGGGGGACAGCAAGAGGCCTATTTGATGGTGCAGGATTCGATGCAGGAGGGAAGACGGGAACTGCACAATCCGGTTATTACGAAGGAGAAGACCGCAGTCTTTGGGGAACACAGACGATCTCGGTTGCCCACGTCGGCTTCGCTCCTTTTGAAAAACCTGAAATCGCCTATGCCATCCTTGTCCCGCACGTATCCACCTATACTAGTGGTGGATACGCCTATCCGAATAATGCCTTGGCTAAAGCAGCCGTCAATAAATATTTCGAGTTGAAGGAAAAACGGCTGCAAGAAGATGAATCGGAAGTTTCCGTAACGATCAAACCGGCATACGAGAAAGATCTTGCTAAATAA
- a CDS encoding LTA synthase family protein: MRKLSWPKHSVLAIAIIATWLTTYFGYLTSFNMKIDNLMQEFILFMNPLSFLLFIYGLSLFIKKTKTRNRYILAISLITSIVMFSNAVFYRFFNDFITLPVLMQTSNFGDLSSSVTANIQMTDIFFFTDFFIVLLAMKYIPEQSHAVRTGNIGRKLYFVATAAIMMVNLGLAETERPQLLTRSFDRELLVKNIGTYNYHIYDLFVQSKSHAQRALADGSELAEVGNYISANYAEPDPDMYGVAKGRNVILVSLESLQNFVINNEMDGHVITPFLNELTKDPDTFYFDNFYHQTGLGKTSDSEFILENSLYGRNGGAVFFTNSGNTYQALSERLSENGYFTNVMHANNRSFWNRDIMYHALGIQKYYDVESYEIEEGQAVNWGMKDIPYFDQSVELMKEMPQPFASRMITLTNHHPFDLDEEDMLIPAYTSNSNTLNKYFQTVRYMDEAVKVFFEKLKESGLYENSIIVMYGDHYGISENHNKAMGMYLDKEITPYDNAVLQKVPLFIHIPGYGKGEVKSELSGQLDLRPTILHLLGIDTKKDMQMGEDLFSPDNEEFVIFRDGRFVTDKYVYTQEVCYDAETGEEIDPAPCEPYVERATNELGYSDMIINGDLLRFKEEGNKSYITSGEKKEE; encoded by the coding sequence ATGAGAAAATTATCTTGGCCAAAACACTCCGTTCTCGCCATAGCGATCATCGCCACATGGCTTACCACTTATTTTGGCTATTTGACCAGTTTTAACATGAAAATCGATAATTTGATGCAGGAATTCATTCTTTTTATGAATCCCCTCAGTTTTCTATTATTCATCTATGGATTATCTTTATTCATTAAGAAGACAAAAACTCGCAACCGATATATATTGGCTATCAGTTTGATCACTTCCATCGTCATGTTCAGCAATGCGGTATTCTATCGATTCTTCAATGATTTCATCACATTGCCGGTATTGATGCAAACAAGCAATTTCGGGGATCTATCCTCGTCGGTGACAGCCAATATCCAAATGACGGATATTTTCTTTTTCACGGACTTTTTTATTGTCCTGCTAGCTATGAAATATATTCCGGAGCAGTCTCATGCCGTCCGCACTGGGAATATCGGGCGTAAACTCTATTTTGTCGCCACTGCTGCCATCATGATGGTCAATTTGGGGCTAGCCGAGACGGAAAGACCTCAATTGCTCACTCGGAGCTTCGACAGGGAGTTGCTCGTGAAAAACATCGGGACGTATAACTATCATATTTATGATCTGTTCGTCCAGTCGAAGTCCCATGCCCAACGTGCACTTGCTGACGGAAGTGAGCTTGCGGAGGTTGGGAACTATATTTCCGCGAACTATGCTGAACCAGACCCGGACATGTATGGAGTCGCTAAAGGTCGGAACGTAATCCTTGTCTCTTTGGAGTCCCTGCAAAATTTTGTCATCAATAATGAAATGGACGGTCATGTCATCACACCGTTCTTGAATGAGTTGACGAAGGATCCGGACACGTTTTATTTTGATAATTTCTATCATCAAACAGGTTTAGGGAAAACTTCGGATTCAGAATTCATTTTGGAAAACTCCCTCTATGGCCGAAACGGCGGTGCGGTATTCTTCACAAACAGCGGAAATACGTACCAAGCGCTATCTGAGCGACTTTCGGAGAATGGGTATTTCACCAATGTAATGCACGCAAACAACCGAAGCTTCTGGAACCGGGACATTATGTACCATGCCCTAGGAATCCAGAAATATTACGATGTAGAAAGTTATGAAATCGAAGAAGGCCAAGCGGTCAACTGGGGAATGAAAGACATCCCATACTTTGATCAATCGGTTGAGCTGATGAAAGAGATGCCGCAGCCGTTCGCTTCGAGAATGATCACATTGACGAACCATCACCCGTTTGATCTTGATGAGGAAGATATGCTGATCCCGGCATATACGTCCAATTCCAATACATTGAACAAATACTTCCAGACGGTCCGTTACATGGATGAAGCTGTCAAAGTGTTTTTTGAGAAATTGAAGGAAAGCGGCCTGTATGAAAACTCCATCATTGTCATGTATGGTGACCATTACGGCATTTCCGAAAATCATAATAAAGCAATGGGTATGTATTTGGATAAAGAAATCACGCCATATGACAATGCGGTCTTGCAGAAAGTGCCTCTTTTCATCCATATTCCAGGCTATGGGAAAGGCGAAGTGAAGAGCGAACTTTCAGGTCAACTCGACCTAAGACCGACCATCCTTCACTTACTCGGTATCGATACGAAAAAAGATATGCAAATGGGAGAGGACTTGTTCTCACCAGACAATGAAGAGTTCGTCATCTTCCGGGATGGACGATTTGTGACAGACAAGTATGTCTATACCCAGGAAGTCTGCTACGATGCAGAGACGGGAGAAGAGATTGATCCTGCTCCATGCGAACCGTATGTAGAGCGGGCAACCAATGAACTCGGCTACTCGGATATGATTATCAATGGAGACTTGCTCCGCTTTAAAGAGGAAGGAAACAAGTCTTACATCACTTCGGGTGAAAAGAAGGAAGAATAA
- a CDS encoding DUF456 domain-containing protein: MEIIAWIAAGLSFAIAFAGLVYPVIPSALFIMGGFLFYGWIDSFEGMNVLFWIIQILFLVLLFGADTLSNLVGVKKFGGSKAGMWGSTIGLLVGPFLIPVAGILVGPFLGAVIAELVVSRSGWKQSFKTGIGSLVGFLTSVVTKGAIMVLMIVLFIVFIR; encoded by the coding sequence GTGGAGATTATCGCGTGGATTGCAGCAGGACTATCATTTGCAATAGCATTTGCAGGATTGGTGTATCCTGTCATCCCATCCGCCCTCTTCATCATGGGAGGATTCCTCTTTTATGGTTGGATCGATTCGTTTGAAGGGATGAACGTCCTTTTCTGGATCATCCAGATATTATTCCTTGTCTTGTTGTTCGGTGCGGATACATTGTCCAATCTGGTCGGAGTAAAAAAGTTCGGCGGATCCAAAGCAGGCATGTGGGGGAGCACGATCGGCCTATTGGTCGGACCCTTCCTCATCCCTGTCGCCGGAATCCTGGTCGGGCCGTTCCTTGGAGCAGTCATTGCGGAACTGGTCGTTTCCCGTTCAGGATGGAAGCAATCATTCAAGACGGGAATCGGATCGCTCGTCGGATTCCTGACCTCCGTTGTGACAAAAGGGGCCATCATGGTATTGATGATTGTCCTTTTCATTGTTTTTATTCGATAA
- a CDS encoding superoxide dismutase, whose protein sequence is MAYTLPELPYAYDALEPHIDKETMNIHHTKHHNTYITNLNNALEGNDELLSKSIEDLISNLDAVPEEKRTAVRNNGGGHANHTFFWQILSPNGGGNPSGALAEAIDKKFGSFDAFKEEFAKAGATRFGSGWAWLVLNNGELEVMSTANQDSPLMEGKTPLLGLDVWEHAYYLNYQNRRPDYISAFWNVVNWDEVAKRYGK, encoded by the coding sequence ATGGCTTACACTTTACCAGAATTGCCATACGCATACGATGCGCTAGAACCCCACATTGACAAAGAAACGATGAACATCCACCACACGAAACACCACAACACGTACATCACAAACTTGAACAATGCACTTGAAGGAAACGACGAATTGCTAAGCAAATCGATCGAAGACCTTATTTCAAACTTGGATGCAGTTCCGGAAGAGAAACGTACGGCTGTCCGCAACAACGGTGGTGGCCATGCGAACCATACATTCTTCTGGCAAATCCTTTCTCCAAACGGCGGAGGAAATCCATCCGGCGCATTGGCGGAAGCAATCGATAAGAAATTTGGAAGCTTCGATGCGTTCAAAGAGGAGTTCGCGAAAGCGGGCGCAACTCGTTTCGGTTCCGGTTGGGCGTGGCTCGTTCTGAACAATGGAGAACTTGAAGTGATGTCCACTGCAAACCAAGACTCCCCATTGATGGAAGGCAAAACGCCGCTGCTCGGGCTTGACGTTTGGGAGCATGCTTACTACCTAAACTATCAAAACCGTCGCCCTGATTACATTTCAGCGTTCTGGAACGTAGTCAATTGGGACGAAGTGGCAAAACGTTACGGTAAATAA
- a CDS encoding Fur family transcriptional regulator yields MTIDEAWRILLKHQYKRTKNRETILQFFSDNNRYLTALELKNSMETDNPGISFDTIYRNLATFTELGILEETELNGERHFRMQCDHGVHHHHFICTACGTTKSIPHCPMEHITVNLPNFEVEGHKFEIYGKCPQCL; encoded by the coding sequence ATGACAATAGATGAAGCATGGCGTATCCTGCTGAAGCATCAATACAAGCGGACGAAAAATCGGGAAACCATTTTACAATTCTTTTCTGATAACAATCGCTATTTGACCGCGTTGGAACTAAAGAATTCCATGGAAACCGATAATCCAGGCATCAGTTTTGACACCATTTACCGCAATTTGGCGACGTTCACGGAGCTGGGGATCTTGGAAGAGACGGAGTTGAACGGAGAGCGTCATTTCCGCATGCAGTGTGATCATGGGGTGCATCATCATCATTTCATTTGCACGGCATGCGGGACGACGAAGAGCATCCCGCATTGCCCGATGGAGCATATTACCGTGAATCTGCCGAATTTCGAGGTGGAAGGACATAAATTTGAAATCTACGGAAAATGTCCGCAATGTTTATAG
- the ispG gene encoding flavodoxin-dependent (E)-4-hydroxy-3-methylbut-2-enyl-diphosphate synthase, whose protein sequence is MSEMIHRSKTRPVRVGNLTIGGSNELFIQSMTTTKTHDVEATVAEILRLEEAGCQIVRVACPDERAAYSIGEIKKRINIPLVVDIHFDYKLALIAIEQGADKIRINPGNIGRQSKVEAVVNAAKAKGIPIRIGVNAGSLEKKILEKYGYPTAEGMVESALHHIKILEDLDFHDIIVSLKASDVNLAIEAYQKAAAAFDYPLHLGITESGTLFAGSIKSAAGLGTLLSAGIGNTMRVSLSADPVQEIKVARELLKVFGLSSNAATLISCPTCGRIEIDLISIANEVEEYISHIKAPIKVAVLGCAVNGPGEAREADIGIAGARGEGLLFMKGKTVRKVPEETMVDELKIEIDKLAEEYFEKKRQEELLLQGGKTE, encoded by the coding sequence ATGAGCGAAATGATTCACAGATCGAAAACGCGCCCGGTCCGTGTCGGCAATTTGACGATCGGCGGCAGCAACGAACTTTTCATTCAAAGTATGACTACTACGAAAACACATGATGTGGAAGCGACTGTCGCGGAAATCTTGCGGCTGGAAGAGGCGGGCTGTCAAATTGTCCGTGTCGCTTGTCCGGATGAACGTGCGGCTTACTCCATCGGTGAAATAAAGAAGCGGATCAACATTCCGCTCGTTGTCGATATCCATTTTGATTACAAATTGGCATTGATCGCCATCGAACAAGGGGCGGACAAGATCCGCATCAATCCCGGAAACATCGGCAGACAATCCAAAGTGGAAGCCGTCGTCAATGCAGCCAAAGCGAAAGGGATTCCGATCCGGATCGGAGTCAACGCCGGATCTCTTGAAAAGAAAATTCTTGAAAAATACGGCTACCCGACCGCTGAAGGGATGGTGGAAAGCGCCCTTCATCATATTAAAATCTTGGAGGACCTGGATTTTCACGACATCATCGTCTCGTTGAAAGCTTCCGACGTCAATTTGGCGATCGAAGCCTATCAAAAAGCGGCAGCCGCTTTCGATTATCCATTGCATCTCGGTATTACGGAATCCGGTACATTATTCGCGGGATCCATTAAAAGTGCGGCTGGTTTAGGGACGTTGCTTTCCGCAGGGATCGGAAACACGATGCGCGTTTCCTTGAGCGCCGACCCTGTCCAAGAGATTAAAGTGGCACGGGAGTTGCTGAAAGTATTCGGCCTTTCCTCCAATGCCGCTACGCTGATCTCCTGCCCTACTTGCGGACGCATCGAGATTGACCTTATTTCCATCGCCAATGAAGTGGAAGAGTATATTTCCCATATTAAAGCACCGATCAAAGTGGCCGTGCTTGGTTGCGCGGTAAATGGACCGGGAGAAGCCCGGGAAGCGGATATCGGGATTGCAGGTGCACGCGGAGAAGGCCTTCTCTTCATGAAAGGGAAAACCGTCCGGAAAGTGCCGGAGGAAACAATGGTCGATGAGTTGAAAATCGAAATTGATAAGCTCGCCGAAGAGTATTTTGAAAAGAAACGCCAGGAAGAATTGCTCCTGCAAGGCGGCAAAACGGAATGA
- a CDS encoding Na/Pi cotransporter family protein: protein MELNWQEMLFQFLGGLGIFLFAIKYMGDGLQKAAGDRLRAILDRFTTNPFMGVLVGIIVTVLIQSSSGTTVITVGLVSAGFMKLRQAIGVIMGANIGTTVTAFIIGLDVGAYALPIMAFGAFLIFFVKKSSIKNLGEVIFGFGGLFLGLELMSGGMKPLRSLEAFSDLTVSMSDHPLLGVVVGTVFTVIVQSSSATVGILQGLYSENLVNLQAALPILFGDNIGTTITAVLASIGASVAAKRAAATHVLFNVIGSVIFLLLLIPFTAYVEWISNLMSLESKMQIAFAHGSFNVANTIIQFPLIGAWAFLVTKLIPGEDVVIEYKPKHLDRHFIDQSPSVAIGQAKEEIIRMGEFGVQGLQESFEYLKTGNKKHAEIAYQIEDAINNLDRKITDYLIEISSVSISPLESSRHMMLMDTVRDIERIGDHFENIVELIDFRDVNRVKLTPDAMEDLTEMFTLTIETVSKAVESLNLNDIELARNVAEHEDLIDKMERKFRKNHIVRLNEGACSAQAGMVFVDIVSNLERIGDHAVNIAEAILGNRA, encoded by the coding sequence ATGGAATTGAACTGGCAGGAAATGCTGTTCCAGTTTTTAGGCGGACTAGGAATATTTTTATTTGCTATCAAATACATGGGGGACGGATTGCAAAAAGCCGCCGGCGATCGGTTACGCGCTATTCTCGATCGTTTTACGACCAACCCGTTCATGGGTGTTTTGGTTGGAATCATCGTCACCGTCCTGATCCAATCCAGTTCAGGGACGACTGTAATCACAGTCGGATTGGTCAGCGCAGGTTTCATGAAGCTGCGGCAAGCGATCGGTGTCATCATGGGGGCCAATATTGGGACAACCGTCACGGCATTCATCATCGGTTTAGATGTCGGAGCCTATGCGTTGCCGATTATGGCCTTTGGGGCATTCCTCATCTTCTTTGTCAAGAAAAGTTCGATCAAGAACTTGGGGGAAGTCATCTTTGGATTCGGGGGACTTTTCCTTGGTTTGGAATTGATGAGTGGCGGCATGAAGCCGTTGCGTTCCCTGGAAGCATTTTCAGATTTGACTGTTTCCATGAGCGACCATCCGTTGCTTGGGGTAGTCGTTGGGACTGTCTTCACTGTAATCGTCCAAAGCTCCAGCGCAACGGTCGGTATTTTACAGGGACTTTATTCAGAAAACCTAGTCAACCTTCAGGCGGCACTGCCGATATTGTTTGGTGACAATATCGGAACTACAATTACAGCAGTCCTGGCTTCTATTGGAGCATCCGTTGCAGCTAAGCGGGCAGCCGCCACGCATGTATTATTTAATGTGATTGGATCCGTGATATTCTTACTATTGTTGATTCCGTTTACTGCATATGTAGAGTGGATTTCAAATCTGATGTCACTGGAAAGTAAAATGCAGATCGCTTTTGCACATGGTTCCTTTAACGTAGCTAACACAATCATACAATTTCCCTTGATCGGAGCTTGGGCATTTCTCGTGACGAAACTGATTCCTGGAGAGGATGTCGTCATTGAATACAAACCGAAGCATTTGGATCGGCACTTTATCGACCAATCGCCATCCGTTGCGATTGGACAAGCGAAAGAAGAGATCATCCGGATGGGTGAATTCGGCGTCCAAGGCCTCCAAGAGTCCTTCGAGTATCTGAAGACAGGAAATAAAAAACATGCCGAAATCGCGTATCAGATAGAAGATGCCATCAATAATCTGGATCGGAAGATTACGGATTATTTGATTGAAATCTCGTCGGTCAGCATTTCGCCTTTGGAGTCGAGCCGTCATATGATGCTCATGGATACGGTGCGGGATATTGAGCGGATCGGGGACCATTTTGAAAACATCGTTGAATTGATCGACTTCCGTGATGTGAACCGGGTAAAATTGACGCCGGATGCCATGGAAGACTTGACCGAAATGTTCACATTGACGATTGAGACAGTGTCCAAGGCGGTCGAATCCTTAAATCTGAATGATATCGAATTGGCTCGCAATGTGGCAGAGCATGAAGACTTGATTGATAAGATGGAGCGGAAATTCAGGAAGAATCATATCGTCCGATTGAATGAAGGGGCTTGTTCCGCCCAGGCCGGCATGGTGTTTGTCGATATCGTCTCGAATTTGGAGCGAATCGGGGACCATGCAGTTAATATTGCGGAAGCGATTCTAGGCAACCGTGCCTAA